The sequence GAGCCGACTTCGCGGCGGCCGAGGACGCCGTGCAGGACGCGCTGGTCGAGGCGGTCCGGGTGTGGCCGGCCGACCCGCCGCGCGATCCGAAGGGCTGGCTGGTGACCGTGGCCTGGCGCCGGTTCCTCGACGCGACCCGCGCGGACACCGCCCGCCGCCGGCGTGAGGACCTCGTCGACGAGGAGCCGGCGCCCGGGCCCGCGTCCGCGGTGGACGACACCCTCCAGCTCTACTTCCTGTGCGCCCACCCGTCGCTGACACCGTCGTCCGCGGTCGCGCTCACGCTGCGCGCCGTCGGCGGGCTGACCACCCGCCAGATCGCCCAGGCCTACCTGGTGCCCGAGGCGACCATGGCCCAGCGCATCAGCCGGGCCAAGCGAACGGTCTCCGGCGTGCGGTTCGACCAGCCCGGCGACGTCGCCACCGTGCTGCGCGTCCTCTACCTGGTCTTCAACGAGGGCTACTCCGGCGACGTCGACCTCGTCGCCGAGGCCATCCGGCTGACCCGGCAGCTCGCGGCCCAGATCGACCATCCCGAGGTGGCGGGGCTGCTCGCCCTGATGCTGCTCCACCACGCCCGGCGCGCCGCCCGGACCGCGCCGGACGGCAGCCTGGTACCGCTCGCCGAGCAGGACCGCGGCCGGTGGGACACCGAGTTGATCGCCGAGGGGGTCGGGATCCTGCAGGCGGCCCTCGCCCGTGACCGGCTGGGTGAGTTCCAGGCCCAGGCCGCCGTCGCGGCACTCCACGCCGACGCACCCACCGCCGAGGAGACGGACTGGGTGCAGATCGTCGAGTGGTACGACGAACTCGCGCGCCTGACCGACAGCCCGGTCGTCCGGCTCAACCGCGCGGTCGCCGTGGGCGAGGCCGACGGACCGCGGGCCGGCCTGGCGGCGCTTGCGGTGCTGGACGCCTCACTGCCCCGCTACACCGCGGTGGCGGCGTATCTCCACGAGCGTGACGGCGACCTGGTCACGGCGGCACGGCTGTACGCCGAGGCGGCCCAGAAGGCACCCGACCTCGCCGAACGCGACCACCTGACACGCCAGGCCGCTCGGCTCAACTCCCGTCGGCGTCGCTGACGGGGCGCATGGCAGAGACCGGGATTCGTCGCCGACCGGGAGGGCGGCCGGCCGCGTTCGCGCTGTTGCGCCGGCCGCCGTACATCACGGCCGAGGCGTCGTCGTGGCAGGAGGGCCTCACCGGGTGCCGATGTCGTAGGTGGTGCCGTCGTTGATCGCCTGGAGTTTGTCCGGGTTGGCCACGTTGTGGATGGCGGTGATACGGCCGTCGGTGTCGAAGTCGAAGGTGACGGTGGCGATCACGCGTCCCGGGCCGCTGAAGACCATGCCCGGTTCGCCGTTGATCTCCAGGAGTTCGGCCTTCATGTCGGTGGGCTGGACTCCTTGATAGGTCACGGTGCCGATGGCCGCGAACCAGGCCGCCACCGTGGCCGCGCCCACGACCGGGCGCAGGGCCTGACGGACCTTGCCGCCGCCATCGGTCCACAAGGTGACGTCCGGGGACAGCAGTTCCAGCAAGGCGTTGACGTCGCCGCCGGTCGCGGCGGCGAGAAACCGCTCGGTGGCCGCACGCTGCCGCGACCGGTCCGCGGCGAAGCGCGGCCGTCGGGCCCGAACGTGCTCACGGGCCCGGTGCGCGGCCTGCCGTACCGCGGTTTCGGAACGCTCCACCGCCTCGGCGATCTCGGCGTGGCTGAAGTCGAAGACCTCCTTCAGCACGAACACCGCACGCTCCAGCGGGCTGAGCGTCTCGAGCACCACCAGCATGGCCATCGACACCGACTCGGCGTCCGTGACGGCCTCGCAGGCGTCCCCGCCGGTGAGGATGGGCTCCGGCAGCCACGGCCCCACATACGTCTCCCGCTTGTGCCGCGCGGACCGCAACCGTTCCAGCGCCAGGTTCGAGACGATGCGTGTCAAATAGGCCTTGGGGTCGGCCACTTGTGAGCGGTCCGCGGCGGACCACTTGATCCAGGCGTCCTGGACCGCGTCCTCGGCGTCGGCCGCGCTGCCGAGGACGCGATAGGCCACGGAGAACAGCAGCCGCCGGTGCTCGTGGAAGATCTGCTGGTCCGGGTGGGTGGACAGGGCGGTCACTTGGTCCTCCTGACCCGCGTGAACCGGCCCCCGCGGGGCCAGATCGCG comes from Streptomyces sp. FXJ1.172 and encodes:
- a CDS encoding RNA polymerase sigma-70 factor produces the protein MTALSTHPDQQIFHEHRRLLFSVAYRVLGSAADAEDAVQDAWIKWSAADRSQVADPKAYLTRIVSNLALERLRSARHKRETYVGPWLPEPILTGGDACEAVTDAESVSMAMLVVLETLSPLERAVFVLKEVFDFSHAEIAEAVERSETAVRQAAHRAREHVRARRPRFAADRSRQRAATERFLAAATGGDVNALLELLSPDVTLWTDGGGKVRQALRPVVGAATVAAWFAAIGTVTYQGVQPTDMKAELLEINGEPGMVFSGPGRVIATVTFDFDTDGRITAIHNVANPDKLQAINDGTTYDIGTR
- a CDS encoding RNA polymerase sigma factor, which translates into the protein MNEALLRSLTPSVLAVLVRRGADFAAAEDAVQDALVEAVRVWPADPPRDPKGWLVTVAWRRFLDATRADTARRRREDLVDEEPAPGPASAVDDTLQLYFLCAHPSLTPSSAVALTLRAVGGLTTRQIAQAYLVPEATMAQRISRAKRTVSGVRFDQPGDVATVLRVLYLVFNEGYSGDVDLVAEAIRLTRQLAAQIDHPEVAGLLALMLLHHARRAARTAPDGSLVPLAEQDRGRWDTELIAEGVGILQAALARDRLGEFQAQAAVAALHADAPTAEETDWVQIVEWYDELARLTDSPVVRLNRAVAVGEADGPRAGLAALAVLDASLPRYTAVAAYLHERDGDLVTAARLYAEAAQKAPDLAERDHLTRQAARLNSRRRR